Part of the Bacillus cereus group sp. RP43 genome is shown below.
ACATTAAATGAGATTCAATAATAAATTGTGGGAATTTGGTATTGAAATGGGGAGTAGCAATTGAAGTTTTTGACGCTTTTACTTCAAGTAGGAGTGCTATATATGTTTAGTTTGGTGGGTGTATGGATTCAGGAAGTATTTCATCTATCTATGCCAGGAAGTTTAATAGGAATGTTAATTCTTTTTCTGCTTCTTTCCACTCGCATTTTGCCATTAAAATGGTTTGAGATAGGTGCAGAAAAGCTAATAATATTTTTACCTTTATTTTTAATTCCTTCAACGACTGGGCTAATGGAATACGGCTCATTTCTTTTAAGTAAGGGTAGTATTATGTTCTTTCTAGTTGTTGTAAGTACTTTAGTAACGTTGATTATTTCAGGTTACGTAAGTCAATTATTAATAACATCAAAAAAATAAAATTGACAAGGTGCGCTATTCAAATGTTCTTAATTTTTATTACTGTAGTGATTTATATATTGGCGACAAATCTATATAAAAAATTTACGTTTCCATTTACTTTACCGGTGTTAACAGTTACGGCAATTATGATTTGTATATTCCTTACTTTTGGGATTTCTCATCATGAGTATAAGGAAAATGGGGGAGATCTTCTTTCCAGTTTCTTGAGCCCAGCAATTGTAGCTTTAGCTATACCGCTATTTAAGGAACGAAAAATACTTATGAAAAACTTCTTATCGATACTTGTTGGGGTAGTAATCGGTATAGTAGCTTTAATAAGTTTGAATGTAGTGATTGGGGAAATGTTGAATATAGATAAGGAACTTATATTAACAACTATCCCGCAATTAGCGACGATGCCTATTGCAATTTCATTAGCCGAACAAATTGGAGGTATTCCATCTATGACTGCTAGTTTTGTAGTTGTTGCGGGAATAACAGGTGCTATCATGGGACCGACAGTACTTAAGTTTTTCCGAATAACAAGTACAATTGGAAAAGGAGTTGGGATGGGCTGCGCATCACATATTATTGGTGTGAGTCGTCTAGTGAAAGAAGGAGAGAAAGAGGCAACTATCGGTTCGGTAACGATGATTGTAACAGGGATACTTATTAGTATATTCGTACCTTATGGAATGAAAATTTTATTATGAAGATTAATGAATCGTAATAAGGAGTATAACACTACTCATTTTAGAGCGTAATGGAGATGATTAAAATGACAACATGGTTTATAGTTACATTATTTATTTTTGGTGCTCTTAAAGTACTAGTTTCTAGTATGCCGACTTCTGTTGTAGAATCAATTATTAGTAGATTTGAATTACATCAAAAACTTGATGAGGAAAATACGACTGTAACAGTTGATGGAACAAGTATAGAAGGAGAAATGAAACTTCAAATTATTCAAGAATTCAACGAAGCTTTATTTTTAGATAAACATTATTTTCCCCCGCAAGGGAATGGAACACCATTAGTTATTGAGACGAAGATAGGAAAGAAAACGATTAAATTTTCTTTATATAGCTACGAGGAACACGTTGATGTAATAAAGCAATATAAGAAGAAAGTAGTTGCATATCGTTTGCGATCAAAAAGTCTTCAAAGTCGTTCAGTAGTAAGAATTGAAGATTATGCTTAAGGAGAGAGGCCGTTATACAAACGGTCTCTTTATTTTGGTAGCCGACGATATACTTTCCAAATAAAAGCAAGAAAAATCATATACCCAAACAAAGAATAAGTATGATGCCAATGCTCATTATGTACAAATAAACCTAATCTCTCAGCAACTTGCTCAAAAATGCTAGCGCAAACGCCTATTGAAATAATAAATAGAGTTCTAGAAACTGTAGATAATGTTTTTGAAATTTGTATAAAAGAGGCTGTTAAAATCGGTAGTACGAGTAATGTGAAAGCTATATTAACTGAAAATGTGGATGAGAAGGGCCTAACTGGAAAAGAATATATTTGTTTATTAACAAAGAAAGCATCTAAAAAAGTTCCAATAATAGCAGAGAGAAAAACTGTAATTATTAAAGCTAGAAAGTCATTCTTCCTCTCGGAGGAGGACATTTTTCTTTGCGAGAATTGCAAGTTCAATTTTTTCGAGTGTTTTGCAGTAGTCTTCTGAAATTTGTCCACTTATACTTTCCTCCTTATCAACTAAGTAATTTACAACTTGCCAATCAGTAAACCAATCTTTACTTTCATCTTCTTCATGTTGCATATCGCGCCATGCATAGATGAGTGCAGGGCTGTATATACGATATGCACCACTACGCAACTGGCATTTCTTTATTCGGCGTTTATAAAACTCACGGGAAAAAGATTCATTTACACTTGAAAATAAATGAGGCCAGTAATCTTTCCTTGAGCCTGTGTGTGGATGATGCTCGGCCCAACGTATTATTTGAGATAAAATATGTGTATCCCGAAATAATAGTGAATACAACCTTTTTCCAATTAAGATTCGTTCATGCAAGGATGTAAAATGTTTCATTGTATCACCAAATAGTAATACTTTTTGTTTCTTATCATTTTCGTAGAATGGGAAAAGGATGTGATTAAACTGAAAAAAATCAAAGAGTTTAAATCCAATACTATTTAGTACAGTCTTTTTGAAGTGTACATTTTGAACAACTCTTTTTTCTAAGTAGTTTTGTTCATTAATAATAGTTGCAATCGCTAATGTTTTTTTGTTACCTGTTTTCCAAAAATCGTTCCACATCGTTTCCATAAATGTAGAAACATTTAGGTGAGGGAGAAGGTGAAATAGCCTTTGCGATCTTTTTACACTTTGTTCATATAGCAAAAATTGAGGATATACATCTTGGAAAATAAGCCAATTTCCCCTTTCTAAAAAAGAAAAAAATGTAATTTGATCTTTCTCTGATAAAATTCTCGTATATAAATCTCCCTTTAAATCGGTCATATTCCAACCACCGTTACGTGATACCATATGCCCAAGTAGTGCCCAATGTATTTCTGGATATTGAATGTAAAATTGGTAGTATGCACGTGTTCTTGTTACATTATTTTTATTTAGTTGTTTTGTTTGTGCTTTTATGTTGTCGATGATGAGTTGCTCTTCTTTCGTTAATTTATACATGGTTCCAGAATGAATGAGTTTGCATTTTAGTTTTAACTCATTTTTCACATCAAATAGGGAGAGAGGAAGTGCTTTGGAAGCTTCGTTATATGTATTATTTGAGTTGCTTTGGTACATTCCATTACCTCCCTTTTCATGAATTTAAACATGATATTGGTTATGAATCATTCTATTTATTTTATTACGAGTATATGAAATAAATGAGCGGTGTTTTTTACAAGTAATATAGTTATCGTGCAAACAGTATGAAAAAATCTTACCGTTAAGAGGTGAAATGAAAAACAGAAACTATGTTTAATAGTTTCTGTTTTTTTTATTTTGTCAATTTAATGTAACAAACGACGATTATGATTTGAATCAATTGAAAATAATTCAATAGCTTTGGTAAGTACAATTTTTATTGAAATGTATGGTAGGAGGAAAAGGAATGCTTAATAAAATAATTTTAATTACTGGTGGCACAGGTTCGTGGGGACATGAACTTATAAAACAACTATTAGAAAAATCGCCGAAAGAAATTAGGGTTTTTTCAAGGAATGAAACAGTTCAGTTTGAAATGCAGCAACAGTTTATAAATGACGATAGATTAAAATTTATTATTGGAGATATTCGTGATAAAGACCAACTAGTCTATGCTTGCCAAGGTGTACATTATGTATTCCATCTTGCAGCTTTAAAACATGTTCCAGTATGTGAGTATTATCCTTATGAAGCTATAAAAACAAATATACATGGTACGCAAAATGTAATTGAAGCATCAATTCAGAAGCAAGTTGAAAAAGTTATATATGTTTCAACTGATAAAGCGGCCGACCCATCAAATACGTATGGGATGACAAAAGCAATTGGTGAAAAGTTAATGGTTCATGCGAATGTGCAAACGAAGAAAACAAAATTCATTTGTGTTCGTGGTGGAAATGTTTTAGGGACGAGTGGAAGTGTGGTACCGCTTTTTAAAAAGCAAATTAAAAAGTCTTCACAGGTAGGGATTACTGATGAAAATATGACTAGATTTTTCTTAACAATTGAAGATGCTGTTGGATTGTTATTTAAAGCAGCATCTGAAGGAAGAGGAGGGGAAATCTTTGTTATGAAAATGCCAGCGTGTAAAATAACGGATTTAGCAAAAGTGTTGATTGAAGATTCGAAAAAAGAAAACGTGAAGATAAAAGAGGTAGGGATAAGACCTGGTGAAAAATTAAGTGAAATGCTTTTATCTGAGGTAGAGAGTAAAACAAGTATAAGTTTTGATCAAAATTATTTTGTTGTGCTACCGACTATTCCTATAGAAGGACTTCAAGAATATTATGCTAGTTATCCGCTTGTGGATGTGAAGAGTTTTAGTTCTCAACAAGACTTACTTGCAAAACATGAGGTGAAACAAATGTTAGAAAAAGGAGGGTTTTTACTATGAAAAAAAATGCGAGCCTTTTAATAACTGGTGCAAATGGCTTCACAGGGCGTCACGCTTGCCAATATTTTTCAGAAAAGGGCTTTCATGTAATTCCTATGTTTCAAAATTGTTCACATAGAGAAAAATTCAGGAATGGCATTACTTGTAATTTAACTAATAAGAGCGAAGTAATGAAGGTAATTAAACAAATAAAGCCAGACTATGTATTGCATTTAGCAGGAAGAAATTCGGTCATAGAGTCTTGGACAGCTGCTCTTGAATACATGGAGATTAATGTAATAGGGACGTTATATTTATTAGAAGCAATTAAGCAGGAAGCCTCGCATTGTAGAACATTAGTTATAGGATCTGCATTGCAAGCAGATAGTATGAACAACATAAAAGTTTCAAATCCATATAGTTTAAGTAAAACTATGCAAGTAATCGTCGCAGAGGCTTGGGGTGGATTAATGGATTCAAATATTATCATCGCAAAGCCCTCGAACTTAATTGGTCCAGGAGTATCGAATGGCATTTGTTCTATTCTTGCAAAAAAAATGATAGATATAGAGTCGGGTAAAAGTGAACCAATTATTGAAGTAAACAGTTTGAAAGATAGTAGGGACTTTCTAGATGTACGTGATGCAGTTAAAGCCTATCATGTGTTATTGCGTGATGGTATAAATGGAAAAGAATATAATATTGGATCAGGAGTAAAACGATCTTTATTAGATGTATTAGAACAATATAAAGGATTAACACAGCTGAACTTTACTATAAAAGAAACAGAGAATTTTGAGAGTGACTCAAATAAAAGTTTAGTGTTAGATGATATAAAAAAGTTAGGTTGGGTCCCAAAAATCCAATTTCACCAATCATTAAAAGATGTACTTGAGTATGCGAAGCGCAGTGACATCTGCATTCAATGAAAAATAAAAAAGGGTGTAAGAAGTATATGAATGGTTATGAAGCAATAGATAATCAAAATACGCTATTTCTTTCGATTGTTGATACGCTGGATTGGAAAGATGAAGAAGCGCATGTGTTGCACCTCTATGAGGCAATAAATCAATATCGAGCGTATGTGGAAGAAAAAAAGGTTGATCGAATAAAGCCAGCACTAGAGACTAGAACTAGGCATGTGATTCAAGTTTTTGCTCAGTATGAGTGTAGTGAGTATGGAAATGATTTTTATGAACTCATCAAAGATCTTTTACAAGATATAGGACTTGAGTTAAAGATTTATATAAATAATAGTAAGTATATTTACATTTGAAAGATTAATATAAAGCTAGATTTTTAATGATAAAGGTGGATATAAGTTATGAGCAAAACGATTCTTTTTACTGGGGGCGGTACAGCTGGACACGTTATGATTAACATTGTATTGATTCCTAAATTTATAGAAAAGGGATGGAGAGTCGAGTATACTGGTTCTCAAAATGGAATTGAAAAATTATTAGTTCAAAATGTTAAGTATAATAGTATTTCAACCGGGAAGCTTAGGAGATATTGGGATTGGGAGAACTTTAAAGATCCTTTCAAAATTATACACGGTTGTTTACAAAGTTATAAATTAATTAAGAAAATGAAGCCTGACGTTATCTTTTCTGCAGGAGGATTTGTTTCAGTTCCTGTAGTTATAGGGGCGTGGTTAAATCGTGTACCTATAATAATACGTGAACCAGATAGTACGTTAGGGTTGGCAAATAAAATAGCATTACCTTTTTCTAAAAAACTATGTACAACATTTCCTCAAACAGGGGGTAATGTAAGTACTGAGAAGAAGGTTTATGTGGGGCCAATTGTAAGGGAAGAAATTGAGAGAGGTAACGTATTACGAGGAAGAAGCTATTGTAAATTTCAGCAAGATAAACCGGTATTGTTAGTAATGGGTGGGAGTCAAGGTGCTAAGTGGATAAATGATATAGTAAGGAAAAGTTTAGATACATTATTATTAAATTTTAATATTGTTCATATGTGTGGTAAAGGGAAGGTGGACCCAGCTATTGGAATGGAAGGTTATATGCAATTTGAATATATAGGGGAAGAGTTACCGCATATACTGAATATGGCAAGTGTTGTCGTTTCCAGAGCGGGTTCTACTGCTATTTCTGAATTGTTATTTTTGAAGAAACCGATGTTGCTTATTCCGTTAACTAATGGTTCCAGTAGAGGGGATCAAGTTTTAAATGCTGACCATTTTGCACGACAAGGATATGCGGAAGTTTTACTTCAAGATAGAGTAAACACTAGTACATTTACACATGCAGTAAATAAGTTGTATGCCAATAAGGAGAGATATATTCAAAACATGAATGGATTTAAGAAAACAAATGATGAGGGGATTCATCATTTGATAGATATAATAAATGAAGTGGTGAAGTAATAGAAATTTAAATAGAAAAATAAAAGGAAAGAAGATATCTTCTTTCCTTTTTACTATAGTTGTTCAAATTCATTTATTACTTATACCGATTAGCTATGTACTATGGATGAATACCGTCTTCTAACAACTCAGTAAATGCATTAGTATGAATAGGCTTACTGTAATAGTAACCTTGAATAAACTGA
Proteins encoded:
- a CDS encoding CidA/LrgA family holin-like protein encodes the protein MKFLTLLLQVGVLYMFSLVGVWIQEVFHLSMPGSLIGMLILFLLLSTRILPLKWFEIGAEKLIIFLPLFLIPSTTGLMEYGSFLLSKGSIMFFLVVVSTLVTLIISGYVSQLLITSKK
- a CDS encoding LrgB family protein, which encodes MFLIFITVVIYILATNLYKKFTFPFTLPVLTVTAIMICIFLTFGISHHEYKENGGDLLSSFLSPAIVALAIPLFKERKILMKNFLSILVGVVIGIVALISLNVVIGEMLNIDKELILTTIPQLATMPIAISLAEQIGGIPSMTASFVVVAGITGAIMGPTVLKFFRITSTIGKGVGMGCASHIIGVSRLVKEGEKEATIGSVTMIVTGILISIFVPYGMKILL
- a CDS encoding YfmQ family protein, producing MTTWFIVTLFIFGALKVLVSSMPTSVVESIISRFELHQKLDEENTTVTVDGTSIEGEMKLQIIQEFNEALFLDKHYFPPQGNGTPLVIETKIGKKTIKFSLYSYEEHVDVIKQYKKKVVAYRLRSKSLQSRSVVRIEDYA
- a CDS encoding CBO0543 family protein; this translates as MSSSERKNDFLALIITVFLSAIIGTFLDAFFVNKQIYSFPVRPFSSTFSVNIAFTLLVLPILTASFIQISKTLSTVSRTLFIISIGVCASIFEQVAERLGLFVHNEHWHHTYSLFGYMIFLAFIWKVYRRLPK
- a CDS encoding DUF2515 family protein; amino-acid sequence: MYQSNSNNTYNEASKALPLSLFDVKNELKLKCKLIHSGTMYKLTKEEQLIIDNIKAQTKQLNKNNVTRTRAYYQFYIQYPEIHWALLGHMVSRNGGWNMTDLKGDLYTRILSEKDQITFFSFLERGNWLIFQDVYPQFLLYEQSVKRSQRLFHLLPHLNVSTFMETMWNDFWKTGNKKTLAIATIINEQNYLEKRVVQNVHFKKTVLNSIGFKLFDFFQFNHILFPFYENDKKQKVLLFGDTMKHFTSLHERILIGKRLYSLLFRDTHILSQIIRWAEHHPHTGSRKDYWPHLFSSVNESFSREFYKRRIKKCQLRSGAYRIYSPALIYAWRDMQHEEDESKDWFTDWQVVNYLVDKEESISGQISEDYCKTLEKIELAILAKKNVLLREEE
- a CDS encoding UDP-N-acetylglucosamine 4,6-dehydratase family protein translates to MLNKIILITGGTGSWGHELIKQLLEKSPKEIRVFSRNETVQFEMQQQFINDDRLKFIIGDIRDKDQLVYACQGVHYVFHLAALKHVPVCEYYPYEAIKTNIHGTQNVIEASIQKQVEKVIYVSTDKAADPSNTYGMTKAIGEKLMVHANVQTKKTKFICVRGGNVLGTSGSVVPLFKKQIKKSSQVGITDENMTRFFLTIEDAVGLLFKAASEGRGGEIFVMKMPACKITDLAKVLIEDSKKENVKIKEVGIRPGEKLSEMLLSEVESKTSISFDQNYFVVLPTIPIEGLQEYYASYPLVDVKSFSSQQDLLAKHEVKQMLEKGGFLL
- a CDS encoding NAD-dependent epimerase/dehydratase family protein, which encodes MKKNASLLITGANGFTGRHACQYFSEKGFHVIPMFQNCSHREKFRNGITCNLTNKSEVMKVIKQIKPDYVLHLAGRNSVIESWTAALEYMEINVIGTLYLLEAIKQEASHCRTLVIGSALQADSMNNIKVSNPYSLSKTMQVIVAEAWGGLMDSNIIIAKPSNLIGPGVSNGICSILAKKMIDIESGKSEPIIEVNSLKDSRDFLDVRDAVKAYHVLLRDGINGKEYNIGSGVKRSLLDVLEQYKGLTQLNFTIKETENFESDSNKSLVLDDIKKLGWVPKIQFHQSLKDVLEYAKRSDICIQ
- a CDS encoding DUF6572 domain-containing protein, giving the protein MKNKKGCKKYMNGYEAIDNQNTLFLSIVDTLDWKDEEAHVLHLYEAINQYRAYVEEKKVDRIKPALETRTRHVIQVFAQYECSEYGNDFYELIKDLLQDIGLELKIYINNSKYIYI
- a CDS encoding undecaprenyldiphospho-muramoylpentapeptide beta-N-acetylglucosaminyltransferase, producing MSKTILFTGGGTAGHVMINIVLIPKFIEKGWRVEYTGSQNGIEKLLVQNVKYNSISTGKLRRYWDWENFKDPFKIIHGCLQSYKLIKKMKPDVIFSAGGFVSVPVVIGAWLNRVPIIIREPDSTLGLANKIALPFSKKLCTTFPQTGGNVSTEKKVYVGPIVREEIERGNVLRGRSYCKFQQDKPVLLVMGGSQGAKWINDIVRKSLDTLLLNFNIVHMCGKGKVDPAIGMEGYMQFEYIGEELPHILNMASVVVSRAGSTAISELLFLKKPMLLIPLTNGSSRGDQVLNADHFARQGYAEVLLQDRVNTSTFTHAVNKLYANKERYIQNMNGFKKTNDEGIHHLIDIINEVVK